The genome window CCGGACCCGGGACGGGTGCCGGGAGAGCGCGACCAAGAGCAGGCCTAACGGCGCGAGCAGGCTTTCCTGCGCCGCTTCCTCGAGAATGGGCAACGCCTCGCCTGCGCTGCCGTTGCAGAGCGGCCACAACGCCGCGAGTCCGCGCGGCGTGGCCGGTGCCAACCTCGTCGGCGCCGGCCCAGCGCTTAACCGCCCAGCGCCTCGGCCACGAACGGCGGCAGCACCTGGGTGCCGGTGTGCAGGTGCGCACTGTAGTAGCGGGTGACGAACGGCTTGGCCGCCGCATCGGCTTCGCGGAAGTCGAAGCCGCCGGACTTGCGCGCCAGGGTCACGCTCCACCAGCCGGTCGGGTAGCACGGCTGCGGGAACGGCACGGTGTGGAAGCTGGCGAAGCCGGCCTTGCCCATTTCAGCACGCATTTCCTTGATCAGGTCCAGCAGCGCCAGCGGCGATTCGGATTGCTGCACCAGGATGCCGTCGTCCTTCAGCGCCTTGAAGCAGCTGGCGTAGAACGCCTTGTTGAACAGGCCTTCGGCCGGGCCGACCGGGTCGGTGGAATCGACGATGACGATGTCCACGCTGTTTGCCGGGCAGTTGGCCATATAGGCGATGCCGTCGTCGAACAGCAACTCGGCGCGCGGATCGGCGTTGGACTCGCACAGCTCAGGGAAGTACTTCTCGGCCATGCGCGTGACCTGCTCGTCGATGTCGCACTGGGTGGCGCTTTCGACGCATGGGTGCTTGAGCACTTCGCGCAGGGTGCCGCAGTCGCCGCCGCCGATGATCACCACGCGCTTGGGCGCGGCGTGGGTGAACAGTGCCGGGTGGCTGATCATCTCGTGGTAGAAAAAGTTGTCGCGCGTGGTCAGCATCACCGCGCCGTCGATCACCATCAGCTTGCCCCAATCGGTGGTGTCGTAGATCTCGATCTTCTGGAACGGCGACTGCACCTCGTCCAGCTTGCCGGTGATGCGATAGCCGATGGCCGAGCCGGTGGGCTGGAAGTGTTCGATGTACCAGTTGTCGTTGGCGCTCATGCAGGGGATTCCTAGGAAAGCAAGAAAGAAGATGGACTCATCCTTCTCCCACCGGGAGAAGGTGGCGCGCAGCGCCGGATGAGGGTCGGGCGCAGCCTCGCGCAGCCAGATCACGCGACGCCCGACCCGAATCCATCGCCGGATGAGTGTGTAGCGCCGCCTCGTGCAGTCAGACCACACGACACGGCACCCGAACCCAGACCCACCCAGCTCCCACTAAGGCAGGCGCGTCAGGTCGGCGCGAATTGTAACGGAGCCCACGCGTAGCAGGCGTTACAATCCACGCCCCTTTTCTCCGCCGAGCCGCCACGATGAGCGATTGGTCCCTCGACCAGGCCCGCAAGACCTATTCGATCCCGCATTGGGCCGATGGGTATTTCGACGTGGATGCGGCCGGCCGGATGGTGGTGCGCCCGCAAGGCGCCGACGGCGTGGCGATCGCGTTGCCCGAGGTGGTGGATGCCGCGCGCGCGGCCGGCGCCAAGCTGCCGATGCTGGTGCGCTTTCCGGACATCCTGGGCGAGCGCCTGGGCAAGCTGCAGTCGGCCTTCGCCCAGGCCCAGGCCGACTGGGACTACGCCGGCGGCTACACCGCGGTGTACCCGATCAAGGTCAACCAGCACCGCGGCGTGGCCGGCACCCTGGCCAGCCACCACGGCGAGGGTTTCGGCCTGGAAGCGGGCAGCAAGCCGGAATTGATGGCGGTGCTGGCGCTGTCGCGGCCGGGCGGGCTGATCGTCTGCAACGGCTACAAGGACCGCGAATACATCCGCCTGGCGCTGATCGGGCGCAAACTGGGCTTGCAGACCTTCATCGTCATCGAGAAGCCGTCGGAGCTGAAGCTGGTGCTGGAGGAAGCGCGCGCGCTGGACGTCAAGCCGGGCCTGGGCGTGCGCATGCGCCTGGCCTCGCTGGGCGCGGGCAAGTGGCAGAACAGCGGCGGCGACAAGGCCAAGTTCGGGCTGTCGCCGCGGCAGGTACTGGACCTGTGGAAGGCGCTGCGCGACACCGAGTACGCCGACGCGCTGAACCTGCTGCACTTCCACATGGGCTCGCAGATCTCCAACGTGCGCGACATCGCCAACGGCATGCGCGAGGCCACGCGCTATTTCGTGGAGCTGTCCAAGCTGGGCTCCAGGATTAGCCACGTCGACGTCGGCGGCGGCCTGGGCATCGATTACGAAGGCACCCGTTCGCGCAGCTATTGCTCCATCAACTACGGCCTGCATTCCTACGCCAGCAACATCGTGCAGCCGCTGGCCAACGCCTGCGAGGAACACGGCCTGCCGCCGCCGCGGATCCTCACCGAGTGCGGCCGCGCGATGACCGCGCACCATGCGGTGCTGATCGCTAACGTCTCGGAAGTGGAGCAGGCACCGGAAGGGCGCGTCCCCGACGCGCATGCCGACGAGCCGACGGCGATCCGCCACCTGCGCGAGATCCACGACGAGCTGGACGTGCGCCCGGCGGTGGAGCTGTTCCAGGAAGCGCAGCATTTCCATGCCGAAGGCCTGTCCAGCTACGCACTGGGCCAGATCGACCTGCCGCAGCGCGCACGCATCGACGACCTGTTCTACGCCATTGCGCACGGCGTGCGCGCGCGCCTGAGCCACGAGGAAAAGAGCCACCGCCCGGTGCTGGACGAACTCAACGAGCGGTTGGTGGACAAGTATTTCGTCAACTTCAGCGTGTTCGAATCGATTCCCGACGTATGGGCGATCGACCAGGTGTTCCCGATCGTGCCGATCGAGCGCCTGAACGAGGCGCCGGCGCGGCGCGGTGTGATCTGCGACATGACCTGCGACTCCGACGGCATGGTCAAGACTTACGTCGAGAACGAGAGCCTGGACAGCTCGCTGCCGCTGCACGAACTGCACCCGGGCGAGAGCTACCGGCTCGGCTTTTTCCTGGTCGGCGCCTACCAGGAGATCCTCGGCGACATCCACAACCTGTTCGGCGACACCGATGCGATCGAGGTCAGCACCGATGGCGACGGCTACCGCATCGCCCAGCAGCGCCGCGGCGACACCACCGACGTGATGCTGGACTACGTGGGCTATGCACTGGCCGACCTGCGCGCGGCCTATGCCGAGCGCGTGGCCGCCGCGCAGTTGCCGGCGGCGCAGGCGCAGGCCTTGTCGGCGGCGCTGGAAGCGGGGCTGACCGGCTACACCTATCTGTCGGACGAGCCGCTGGGCTGATCGACCCGACATGCGCTAGCCGCCAGCGCGCGCCGCCGGCCCGCACCGTGGGCGGCCGGTACACCGCGGCTGCTACGGCTGGCGATTGCGGCAGCGCACCTGCGCTCGTCGACGCTGCATGTCGGTGCTATCCGGCGGCGTCGCCATTCTAAACAAGCAGCGCTGCGTGCATGCCTCTGTGCTGGGGGCATCGCCTGACAAGGATGTCGCTGCGTGTTTGCCCGGCCATGCGTCGCGATGACCATGCAGGTTGAAGCGTGGTGACGGTGCTGCCTTGGCCGCGCATAGCGGCTTATGGCATTCCACATCTGCGCGGTCTGCGTGCGCATAGACGCCACGGCTGATACAGATCGAAGGCGAGAGTGGTTCGAATCACTGTTTTATCGGTGTGTCTACGGTAGCGGACATGGGACTGTGATTTGCTCCAAAGGATGTCGGTGGACAGTGCGCAAGCGTAAATGGAAACTCTCTACATGGAATCTAAATATTGACTGCCTTTTTATTTGGCTGTCGGTGTTGCGTGCTTGTACTTTCTCGATCAGGGCAATGATCCGTTGTCATCCTGCCGCTGGTTGAAGTGGGGGTGGTATTTGGGCGTTTCCCCGGATTTTTCCGGTTTCCGGACCGGGGATCATATTAACTCGATCTCAATCCGGCTCCTTGTATGTGGTGCTTTCTCGACGTCGATTCCGGCGTCGATGGCAACGCCTTGCGAGCGAGTCCAATAAGGAGCATGCCATGAATCAGCTCTCCTGCGGTTCCCTGCCTTTGACCGTCGCCCAGCGCGGACTATGGGTTATACATAAAATCAATCCGAAGGCTTCGCTGAATTTGTCCGAGGCGCTGGAACTGTTCGGTCCGATCCAGCCGCAACTGATCCTGCGCGCATCGAGGCAGCTGGTGTGCGAATTCGAGACTATCCGGATGCGCATCGTCGAAGAGAACGGCTTACCGCGACAGCGGGTGGAGGCCGAATACCTCGGCGATTTTCCGTATCTCGATTTGAGTGGCGGCCCGGCGCCACGGCAGGCGGCCGAGTGCTGGATCGCGCAGGTGATTGAGCGGCAGTGGGACATCGCGCGCGATCCGCTGTGGAGGTGCGTGCTGTTCCGGCTGGGCGAAGACCACTATCTATGGGTGCAATACGGGCACCATCTGGTGATGGACGGCTACAGCGGCGGGATGGTCGTGCAGCGACTGGCCGAGCTCTACAGCGCCTATGCCGCGGGCGTCGAGCCTCCGGCGAGCACGGTGGGTACCCTGGCCGCGCTGGTCGAGCTGGAAGCGTCGTACCGCAAGTCCGAACGTTTCCTTCGCGATCGCGACTACTGGGCGCAGCAGTTGGCCAACCCTCCGCCGGCGGTGAGACTGACGCGCCGTCCCGGCGCGTCGCACTGCGGCTTTCTGCGCAGTACGGGCCACCTGTCCAGTGCGAAGATCGCGCGTCTGCGCGAACTCGGCGCACTGTACGGCGTCACGCTGCCGCAGTTGCTGATCGCGTTGGTCGCCGCGTTCTACCATCGCAATACCGGCGCGGAGGATATGATCTTCGGCATGCCGGTGACCGGGCGGGTCAACCGCCAGTACCGCAGCACGCCGTGCATGCTCGCCAATGCGGTGCCGATCCGCCTGGCAATGGCGCCGCAGGCGCCGTTCCACAGCCTGTTCGCGCAGGTGGCGTCAGTGGTCAGGTCGGCGCTGCGGCATCAGCAATATCGCTACGAAGATCTGCGTCGCGACCTGGGCCTGGTCCGCAACGACCAGCAGCTGGCATGGCTGGCGGTGAACATCGAGGCGTTCGACTACGCGCTGGATTTCGGCGGAGTCAAGGCGATTCCGCACAATCTGTCCAACGGCTCGTTCGAGGATCTGACCATCTTCTTCTACGAACGCGGCGACGGTGCCGACGTGCGCTTCGATTTCGATGCCAATCCTGGGCTGTACACCCGCGAGGAACTGGACGAACACCGCCGGCGCCTGTTGCAACTGGTCGATTCCGTTCTGGACGATCCAACCCAGGCGTTGGGGCAGGTGGACATGCTGGGTGCGCAGGAGCGCGCACGCCTGCTCTACGACTGGAACCGCACCGACGCCGCGCTGCCCGAGCCGAGCAGCCTGCCGCACTGGTTCGCGCAGCAGGCAGCCGCCACGCCCGATGCGATCGCGGTGCGTTGCGCTAGCCAGGTGCTGGACTACCGCAGCCTGCAGCAGCGCAGTGCGCAGCTGGCGGCGCAGTGGGTCGGGGAGGGGGTGTCGCCGGGCGACGTGATCGCGGTGGCGTTGCCGCGCAGCGCGCAGTTGCTGGTGGTGCTGCTGGCGGTGATGTGGAGCGGCGCCACGTATTTGCCGCTGGATCCGCGGGGTCCGGCGGAGCGCAATGCGACGATGCTGAACGACTCCGGCGCGATCGCGCTGGTGTGCGAACCGGCGCAGTGGGAGCAGCATGCGTTGGGCGGCATCGTGTGGCTCGATCCGCAGGCAGGGACCGACCTGGACCCGTTGTCCGCGCCGCGCGCCACGGCCGATGGCATCGCCTATCTGCTCTACACCTCCGGTTCCACCGGAACGCCCAAGGGGGTGGAGGTCAGCCACCGCAATCTGGCCAGCTTCCTGTTCGCCATGCAGGAGGAACTGCAGTTGCAGGCCAGCGACCGGGTGCTGGCGCTGACCACGATCAGTTTCGATATCGCCGCGCTGGAGCTGTATCTGCCGCTGATCTGCGGCGCCAGCGTGGTCGTGGCCGGCGATGGTTTGCTGCACGATCCGCACGGCCTGTCGCGGTTGATCGCGCGCGAGCGCATCAGCCTGATGCAGGCCACGCCTTCGCTGTGGCGCATCCTGCTGGCCAACGAGGATCTGCCGTTGCAGCAGGTGCACGCCCTGGTCGGCGGCGAAACGCTCAGCGGCGCGCTGGCGACCCGGCTGCTGCAGCGTAGCGCGCGGCTGACCCACCTGTACGGCCCTACCGAAACCACGGTGTGGTCCACGCTGATGCGCCTGACCCCGGCAGAGACGGCATCGGTTCCGATCGGCCGACCGCTGCGCAATACGCGCGTCTATGTGCTCGACGGCCAGCAGCAGCCGGTCCCTACCGGCGCCAGCGGCGAGCTCTACATCGGCGGTGCCGGCGTGGCCAAGGGCTACAGGAAGCGGCAGCAGCTCAACGATGCGTCCTTCCTGCCAGATCCGTTCGTCGCTGATGGCGGGCGCATGTACCGCACCGGCGATCTGGCGCGCTGGCGCGAGGACGGCGTGCTGGAATTCCTCGGCCGCGCCGACGCACAGTTGAAGATCCGCGGGCACCGGGTCGAACCGGGCGAAGTGGAAGCCGCGCTGCTGCGGCATCCGGCAATCGCTGCGGCGGCGGTGGTCGGCCACCGCGCTGGCGACGGCGATGGCGCGATGCAACTGGTGGCCTATCTGGTGGCGGCCGGCGACGCGACGCTGCCGACGCTTGATACGCTGCGCCAGCAACTGCGGGCGCGTTTGCCCGAGTACATGCTGCCGACCGTGTGCATGGCGTTGCCGGCGCTGCCGCTGACCCCCAACGGCAAGCTCGACCGCAAGGCGCTGCCGGTCCCGGGCAGAGCGGAGGTTCCGCGCTACGTGGCTCCGCGCACTGCGCTGGAGGAGCGCCTGGTCGCGCTGTGGCAGCGCTTGCTGGGGGTGGAGCGGATCGGCGTGCACGACAACTTCTTCGAACTGGGCGGCGACTCGTTGACCGCTGCCGAACTGCTGGCGCGGTTTCCCAGTCATTTCGGGATCGAACTGCCGCTGGGTAGCTTGTTCGATGCATCGACCGTGGCCGGCCTGGCCACGTTGATGGAAAACGCCGAGGAGTCGCAGAACGATCCGCTCGCGCCGTTGCTGCGGCTTCGCCGGGGCGATCACGGCAACCGGCCGCTGTTCTGTATCCATCCGGTGGTTGGGCTGGGCTGGTCGTATCTCGGCCTGCTCGGCCAGCTCGACCCAGACTGCCCGGTGTACGCCCTGCAGTCGCCGGCCTTGCGCAGCGGCGCGGCGTTGCCGGACAGCATCGAGACGATCGCGGCCGATTACCTGCGGCGGATCCGCTGCGTGCAGCCGCAGGGGCCATACCGGTTGCTGGGCTGGTCGCTGGGCGGTTTGATCGTGCATGCGATGGCCGCCGAACTGCGGGCCGGTGGCCACGAGGTGGAATTGCTGTCCATCCTCGACGCCTATCCGTATGCCGCGCGCATCGCCGCGCTGGGCGACGATGCGGCCAGGGTGCGCGCCGCCTTGGCGTTCCTCGGCCTGCGGCTGCAGCCCGGCCAGCCGGCTCCCGCGTGCATGGCCGATCTGTCGATGTTGCTGTGCGAACACTACGGCTTGCTGTCGCTGCCGCTGGTGCAACAGTTGCTGCAGGACGATCCGCAGTTGCTGGAGCGCATTGCCGCTTTGGTCGAGCACCAGCTGGCACTGGCCAGCGACTACCAGCCGCAGCGTGTGGACGTTGACTTGCTGTTCTTCGATGCGGCGATCAAGCCGGCTCTGGACCTGTCGCCGCTGCTGGATCATCGCCCCGATGCCTGGCGCGATTTCGTGGCCGGACTGGACGTGCACCCGATCGACAGCGACCACCAGTCGATGCTGCAGTCGGCGCCAGCGGCGCAGATCGCGCGGATCGTGGATGCGCGTCTGCGTCCGCACCAGTGCGCACCGCGCGCGTCCGCGGCCGCATCGCGATTGGCGCAGCCGCTGCCGGCCACGGAGGTGCTGGCCGATGTCTGAGCAACAGCATGCAGCGTCGGCGCGCGGCGCGACAGTGGCGATCTTCACGATTGGCACGCGTGGCGACATCCAGCCGATGCTGGCGCTGGGATGCGAACTGCAGCAGCGAGGCCATGCGGTCCGCATCGTCACCAGCGCCAACTTCGCCGAGCAGATCCGCGCTGCCGGGCTGAGCTTCTTCGCGCTCAGCGGCGACTTCCAGGCGTTGCTCGAAAACGATCGCGGTATCGCCGAACTGGGATTGCAGTTGCGGGCGATGGCAAGGATTTTTCGCGAGCACATGGCGTTCTGGGCCAGGGACTGGGTGGCGCAAGGGCAATTGGCGTGCACGGGGGCGGACCTGTTGATCGGCGTTGGCAATGCCAGCCTGCTCGCAGCGGCACTGGGCGAGGCCTGCGCGATTCCGGTGGTGTTCGCGCAGTTGCAGCCCTTGACCGCATCGCGGCACTTGCCGCCGATGCCGCTGGCCGGGCGCAGCGTGCCGGGGCCGCTGAGCATGGCCGCCTATCAGCTGCTGCGCCTGGGGGCGTGGTGGGTGATGCAGCCGGCGATCAATCAGTGCGTGCGCGCACAGCTCGGGTTGCGTCCTTATCCTTGGTACGGGCCTTATTTTCATCGCGATTCGGCGCGGGTGCGGGTGCTGTATGGGTTCAGCCCCCACGTGCTGCCGCGTCCGTCCGACTGGCCCGAGTCGGTGCAGATCTGCGGCTATTGGATGCTGAAGGAACCGCAGTGGCAGCCGCCCGCGGCGTTGCAGGCGTTTCTCGACGCCGGTCCGGCGCCGGTCTACATCGGCTTCGGCAGCATGGTCAGCCCCGACCCCCAGGCATTCGCCGCGACGCTGGTCGAGGCGGTGCGGCGCAGCGGCCGGCGCGCGGTGCTGGCCAGCGGCTGGGGCGCGCTTGACGCCGCGCATGCGCACGCCGACGCGCAGATCTTCCATCTGCGCCAGGCGCCGCACGCCTGGCTGTTCCCGCGCATGGCCGCGATCGTGCATCACGGCGGCGCCGGCACCACCGGCGCTGCGGCCGCGGCGGGCGTGCCATCGGTGGTGGTGCCGTTCTACGGCGACCAGCCGTTCTGGGCGCACTGCCTGGAGCGGCAGGGCGTGGCGCCGCCGGCGCTGGTCCGCGCCGGCCTGCAGGCGCAGACCCTGGCCGCCGCGCTCGACCAGGCGGCGCAACCGGCGATGGTGCAGGCCGCGGCGCACCTGGGCGCGCGCATCCGTGCCGAGGAGGGCGTGGCGACGGCCGTGGCGTGGCTGGAACGCTGGGGCGTGTTGCCGCGGCTCGGGCGTGGTGAACCCGATCCCTCGGTGTCGCCGCAGGCCCTGGGAGCGGGAGGACGCTAGCCCGCATCGCCGCCTTGCAGCGTGGTCGTCGCGCGATGCGGCACGCAGAGGTGAACGGATCCAGCGCGCATTGAGCGGCCGAGCTGCGCTGCCTAGAATGGCGGCCACGTTCCTCGCCGTGAAAGGATGCCGGCTGCATGCGCTACCCTGGACTGGACCTGTTGCGTGCATTGGCGATTGTCTTGGTCATGCTGTTCCATTCGTTCGTGGTCGGCGGCCTGGGGCAGGACTGGGCCTGGCTGTCGCGCTACGGCTGGATGGGCGTGGATCTGTTCTTCGTGCTCAGCGGTTTGCTGATCGGCAGCCAGGTGCTGGCGCCGCTGGCGCGTGGCGAGCCGCTGCGTTTTGGCGATTTCTACCTGCGCCGTGCGTTGCGCATTCTGCCGGCCTTCGTCGTGGTGTTGGCGCTGTACCTGGCCTGGCCCGGTTTCCGCGAAGCGCCGGGCATCGCGCCGTGGTGGATGTTCGCCAGCTTCAGCTTGAACCTGGGCATCGACTACGCCAGCCAGCCGGCGTTCTCGCATGCCTGGTCGCTGTGCGTGGAGGAGCATTTCTACCTGGTGTTCCCGCTGCTGGCGGCGCTGTCGCTGCGGCGGCCGTCGGC of Xanthomonas translucens pv. cerealis contains these proteins:
- the speE gene encoding polyamine aminopropyltransferase; the protein is MSANDNWYIEHFQPTGSAIGYRITGKLDEVQSPFQKIEIYDTTDWGKLMVIDGAVMLTTRDNFFYHEMISHPALFTHAAPKRVVIIGGGDCGTLREVLKHPCVESATQCDIDEQVTRMAEKYFPELCESNADPRAELLFDDGIAYMANCPANSVDIVIVDSTDPVGPAEGLFNKAFYASCFKALKDDGILVQQSESPLALLDLIKEMRAEMGKAGFASFHTVPFPQPCYPTGWWSVTLARKSGGFDFREADAAAKPFVTRYYSAHLHTGTQVLPPFVAEALGG
- the speA gene encoding arginine decarboxylase — translated: MSDWSLDQARKTYSIPHWADGYFDVDAAGRMVVRPQGADGVAIALPEVVDAARAAGAKLPMLVRFPDILGERLGKLQSAFAQAQADWDYAGGYTAVYPIKVNQHRGVAGTLASHHGEGFGLEAGSKPELMAVLALSRPGGLIVCNGYKDREYIRLALIGRKLGLQTFIVIEKPSELKLVLEEARALDVKPGLGVRMRLASLGAGKWQNSGGDKAKFGLSPRQVLDLWKALRDTEYADALNLLHFHMGSQISNVRDIANGMREATRYFVELSKLGSRISHVDVGGGLGIDYEGTRSRSYCSINYGLHSYASNIVQPLANACEEHGLPPPRILTECGRAMTAHHAVLIANVSEVEQAPEGRVPDAHADEPTAIRHLREIHDELDVRPAVELFQEAQHFHAEGLSSYALGQIDLPQRARIDDLFYAIAHGVRARLSHEEKSHRPVLDELNERLVDKYFVNFSVFESIPDVWAIDQVFPIVPIERLNEAPARRGVICDMTCDSDGMVKTYVENESLDSSLPLHELHPGESYRLGFFLVGAYQEILGDIHNLFGDTDAIEVSTDGDGYRIAQQRRGDTTDVMLDYVGYALADLRAAYAERVAAAQLPAAQAQALSAALEAGLTGYTYLSDEPLG
- a CDS encoding non-ribosomal peptide synthetase, with translation MNQLSCGSLPLTVAQRGLWVIHKINPKASLNLSEALELFGPIQPQLILRASRQLVCEFETIRMRIVEENGLPRQRVEAEYLGDFPYLDLSGGPAPRQAAECWIAQVIERQWDIARDPLWRCVLFRLGEDHYLWVQYGHHLVMDGYSGGMVVQRLAELYSAYAAGVEPPASTVGTLAALVELEASYRKSERFLRDRDYWAQQLANPPPAVRLTRRPGASHCGFLRSTGHLSSAKIARLRELGALYGVTLPQLLIALVAAFYHRNTGAEDMIFGMPVTGRVNRQYRSTPCMLANAVPIRLAMAPQAPFHSLFAQVASVVRSALRHQQYRYEDLRRDLGLVRNDQQLAWLAVNIEAFDYALDFGGVKAIPHNLSNGSFEDLTIFFYERGDGADVRFDFDANPGLYTREELDEHRRRLLQLVDSVLDDPTQALGQVDMLGAQERARLLYDWNRTDAALPEPSSLPHWFAQQAAATPDAIAVRCASQVLDYRSLQQRSAQLAAQWVGEGVSPGDVIAVALPRSAQLLVVLLAVMWSGATYLPLDPRGPAERNATMLNDSGAIALVCEPAQWEQHALGGIVWLDPQAGTDLDPLSAPRATADGIAYLLYTSGSTGTPKGVEVSHRNLASFLFAMQEELQLQASDRVLALTTISFDIAALELYLPLICGASVVVAGDGLLHDPHGLSRLIARERISLMQATPSLWRILLANEDLPLQQVHALVGGETLSGALATRLLQRSARLTHLYGPTETTVWSTLMRLTPAETASVPIGRPLRNTRVYVLDGQQQPVPTGASGELYIGGAGVAKGYRKRQQLNDASFLPDPFVADGGRMYRTGDLARWREDGVLEFLGRADAQLKIRGHRVEPGEVEAALLRHPAIAAAAVVGHRAGDGDGAMQLVAYLVAAGDATLPTLDTLRQQLRARLPEYMLPTVCMALPALPLTPNGKLDRKALPVPGRAEVPRYVAPRTALEERLVALWQRLLGVERIGVHDNFFELGGDSLTAAELLARFPSHFGIELPLGSLFDASTVAGLATLMENAEESQNDPLAPLLRLRRGDHGNRPLFCIHPVVGLGWSYLGLLGQLDPDCPVYALQSPALRSGAALPDSIETIAADYLRRIRCVQPQGPYRLLGWSLGGLIVHAMAAELRAGGHEVELLSILDAYPYAARIAALGDDAARVRAALAFLGLRLQPGQPAPACMADLSMLLCEHYGLLSLPLVQQLLQDDPQLLERIAALVEHQLALASDYQPQRVDVDLLFFDAAIKPALDLSPLLDHRPDAWRDFVAGLDVHPIDSDHQSMLQSAPAAQIARIVDARLRPHQCAPRASAAASRLAQPLPATEVLADV
- a CDS encoding glycosyltransferase, translated to MSEQQHAASARGATVAIFTIGTRGDIQPMLALGCELQQRGHAVRIVTSANFAEQIRAAGLSFFALSGDFQALLENDRGIAELGLQLRAMARIFREHMAFWARDWVAQGQLACTGADLLIGVGNASLLAAALGEACAIPVVFAQLQPLTASRHLPPMPLAGRSVPGPLSMAAYQLLRLGAWWVMQPAINQCVRAQLGLRPYPWYGPYFHRDSARVRVLYGFSPHVLPRPSDWPESVQICGYWMLKEPQWQPPAALQAFLDAGPAPVYIGFGSMVSPDPQAFAATLVEAVRRSGRRAVLASGWGALDAAHAHADAQIFHLRQAPHAWLFPRMAAIVHHGGAGTTGAAAAAGVPSVVVPFYGDQPFWAHCLERQGVAPPALVRAGLQAQTLAAALDQAAQPAMVQAAAHLGARIRAEEGVATAVAWLERWGVLPRLGRGEPDPSVSPQALGAGGR